One Mycolicibacterium goodii genomic region harbors:
- a CDS encoding GNAT family N-acetyltransferase, whose product MPVVVDLAQPADLPELAAVAAATFPLACPPSVTPQNIAAFIDETLSEKRFGDYLDDPGRTVLVARDTAHARSTSDPASISGYALLIRGVPDDADVQRAVPTRPALELSKIYVLPERHGTGTATALMTTTLSKAVELDVRCVWLGVNQQNVRAQRFYAKHGFTVNGTKTFRLGAGIENDYVMVRPV is encoded by the coding sequence ATGCCCGTAGTCGTCGACCTCGCCCAGCCTGCGGACCTCCCCGAACTCGCTGCCGTGGCCGCCGCCACGTTCCCACTGGCGTGCCCGCCCTCGGTGACGCCGCAGAACATCGCGGCGTTCATCGACGAAACCTTGTCCGAGAAGCGATTCGGTGACTACCTCGACGATCCCGGGCGCACTGTCCTTGTGGCGCGCGACACCGCGCACGCGAGGAGCACATCAGATCCCGCGTCGATCAGCGGGTACGCCCTGCTGATCCGCGGCGTTCCCGACGACGCCGACGTGCAGCGCGCGGTCCCGACCCGCCCGGCGCTGGAGCTGTCGAAGATCTATGTGCTCCCCGAGCGGCACGGCACCGGCACGGCGACCGCGCTGATGACCACGACGCTCAGCAAGGCCGTCGAACTCGACGTGCGCTGCGTGTGGCTGGGCGTCAACCAGCAGAACGTGCGCGCGCAGCGGTTCTACGCCAAGCACGGCTTCACCGTCAACGGCACCAAGACGTTTCGGCTCGGTGCCGGAATCGAGAACGACTACGTGATGGTGCGCCCGGTGTGA
- a CDS encoding alpha/beta hydrolase: MRDQLVRALRVSGVMVPVMSLAVLTACTPMFAADPRYATDSGAHPQGQPETTSAEPSGPPAIETPKNDLSWRDCTSRVFGDAGVPAVPGVTLDCANYDADLDPLEGASGTLQIGVVRAKAADTPDDAGPIVMTTGSDIPSSVQLPTWLTRTGADLLKAHPIVAVDRRGIGLSGAIDCRDLYERQEMLDQAQFQAGNDPVANLGAITMTATTSCTDTIAPGDSAYDNAHAAEDLERLRSTWDVATLALLGVGNGAQVALAYAGAHPNKVSRLVLDSPLPLAIGAEAAAEQRVKGQQAALDAFAAQCIATGCPLAPDPKAAIDSLLADARAGRGPGGASVATVVDAITTALGFPRGDRVTATADLARVLAAARDGDPNPITDLIAQTESTRLTDGHFVNSCSDALNRPTPDRVRELVVAWGKLYPQFGAVGALSLVQCLNWPSGSAPQDPKELPVPVLLLGVQNDPIVGNEGVAAVAATVINAGANNRRVIWQGIGHGASVYDACAIAPVASYLDNGKLPETDTYCPA, translated from the coding sequence ATGCGTGATCAGCTGGTGCGGGCCCTGCGCGTGTCGGGCGTGATGGTCCCCGTGATGTCACTGGCGGTGCTCACCGCGTGCACGCCGATGTTCGCCGCCGACCCGCGTTACGCCACGGATTCCGGTGCGCATCCGCAGGGACAGCCCGAAACCACCAGCGCCGAGCCGTCGGGCCCGCCTGCCATCGAGACACCCAAGAACGATCTGTCGTGGCGGGACTGCACGTCCCGTGTGTTCGGCGACGCGGGTGTGCCCGCCGTACCGGGCGTCACACTGGACTGCGCGAACTACGACGCCGACCTCGACCCGCTCGAAGGCGCGTCGGGCACCCTGCAGATCGGGGTGGTACGGGCGAAAGCCGCCGACACCCCCGACGACGCGGGCCCGATCGTGATGACCACCGGATCCGACATCCCCTCCTCGGTGCAGTTGCCGACGTGGCTGACGCGGACGGGAGCCGACCTGCTCAAGGCGCACCCCATCGTGGCCGTTGACCGGCGCGGCATCGGGCTGTCCGGTGCGATCGACTGCCGCGACCTCTACGAACGTCAGGAGATGCTCGACCAGGCCCAGTTCCAGGCCGGCAACGACCCCGTCGCCAACCTCGGCGCGATCACGATGACGGCGACCACCAGCTGCACCGACACCATCGCCCCCGGCGACTCGGCGTACGACAACGCGCACGCCGCCGAGGATCTGGAACGGCTGCGCAGCACGTGGGACGTCGCGACGCTGGCGCTGCTGGGCGTCGGCAACGGCGCGCAGGTCGCGCTCGCCTACGCAGGCGCGCACCCCAACAAGGTCTCCCGCCTGGTGCTCGACTCCCCGCTGCCGTTGGCGATCGGGGCCGAAGCCGCAGCCGAGCAGCGGGTCAAAGGCCAGCAGGCCGCGCTGGACGCGTTCGCCGCACAGTGCATCGCCACCGGCTGCCCACTGGCCCCCGATCCGAAGGCCGCGATTGATTCGCTGCTCGCCGACGCCAGGGCCGGCCGCGGGCCGGGCGGTGCGTCGGTGGCGACCGTCGTCGATGCGATCACCACCGCGCTGGGCTTCCCGCGGGGTGACCGCGTCACCGCCACCGCCGACCTCGCCCGTGTCCTGGCGGCCGCGCGCGACGGCGACCCCAACCCGATCACCGACCTCATCGCGCAGACCGAGAGCACCCGCCTCACCGACGGCCACTTCGTGAACTCGTGCAGCGATGCGCTCAACCGGCCCACCCCGGACCGGGTCCGCGAACTCGTCGTCGCGTGGGGCAAGCTCTATCCGCAGTTCGGCGCCGTCGGCGCCCTGAGCCTCGTGCAGTGCCTCAACTGGCCCAGCGGTTCGGCGCCGCAGGACCCCAAGGAGCTGCCGGTGCCGGTGCTGCTGCTCGGCGTGCAGAACGACCCGATCGTCGGCAACGAAGGTGTCGCCGCCGTCGCCGCCACGGTCATCAACGCGGGCGCCAACAACCGCCGGGTGATATGGCAGGGCATCGGCCACGGCGCGAGCGTCTACGACGCGTGCGCGATCGCGCCCGTGGCCTCATACCTCGACAACGGCAAACTGCCGGAGACCGACACGTACTGTCCTGCCTGA
- the aftC gene encoding arabinofuranan 3-O-arabinosyltransferase, with protein MYCALVAATDNITTKLLTAFRPRTSAPSTATVLRSVLWPIAILSIIHRSYVLGTNGYITDDFGPVYRAVVNFKLGLDIYNEHFDHVDPHYLYPPGGTLLLAPFGYLPVDASRYWFIFFNTLAVVVAAYFLVRLFKFSFTSVAMPALLLAMYCTESVTNTLVFTNINGCLLLCCVLFFRFLLDGRVSHELLAGAAIGLTLVVKPSLAPLLLLPLLNRQFFTYITAFGVPLAFNVVGWLLVPDPMGFVRNTVPYIFSTRDYFNSSIVGNGVYYGLPAWLILSLRVLFVLLAAGSLWLLYRYYRERDQLFWMLTSSGVLLITSYLVLSLGQGYYSMMLFPFLMTVVLPNSVLRNWPAWLAIYGFMTMDRWLLGHWPTTGRFLEYMKITYGWSLMLVVVFCVMYFRYLDAKQDGRLDQGIDPPWMSRQRTPAAA; from the coding sequence GTGTACTGTGCGCTGGTGGCGGCGACAGACAACATCACCACCAAGCTCCTGACCGCGTTCCGTCCCCGCACCTCGGCGCCGAGCACCGCCACGGTGCTGCGCTCGGTGTTGTGGCCGATCGCGATCTTGTCGATCATCCACCGCAGTTACGTGCTGGGGACCAACGGCTACATCACCGACGACTTCGGCCCGGTGTACCGCGCGGTGGTCAACTTCAAGCTCGGACTCGACATCTACAACGAGCATTTCGACCACGTCGACCCGCACTACCTGTACCCGCCGGGCGGGACGCTGCTGCTGGCGCCGTTCGGCTACCTACCGGTCGATGCGTCGCGCTACTGGTTCATCTTCTTCAACACCCTGGCCGTGGTGGTGGCCGCGTACTTTCTGGTACGCCTGTTCAAGTTCTCGTTCACCTCGGTGGCCATGCCCGCCCTGCTGCTGGCCATGTACTGCACCGAATCGGTGACCAACACCCTGGTGTTCACCAACATCAACGGGTGCCTGCTGTTGTGCTGCGTGCTGTTCTTCCGCTTCCTGCTCGACGGACGCGTGAGCCACGAACTCCTCGCCGGCGCCGCGATAGGCCTGACCCTCGTGGTCAAACCCTCACTGGCGCCGCTGCTGCTGCTACCGCTGCTGAACCGCCAGTTCTTCACCTACATCACGGCATTCGGCGTACCGTTGGCGTTCAACGTGGTGGGCTGGCTGCTGGTCCCCGACCCCATGGGGTTCGTGCGGAACACCGTGCCCTACATCTTCTCGACGCGTGACTACTTCAACAGTTCGATCGTGGGCAACGGCGTCTACTACGGTCTGCCCGCCTGGCTCATCCTGTCGCTGCGCGTGCTGTTCGTGCTGCTCGCCGCCGGCAGCCTGTGGCTGCTCTACCGCTACTACCGCGAGCGCGACCAGCTGTTCTGGATGCTCACATCCTCCGGCGTCCTGCTGATCACGTCGTATCTGGTGCTGTCGCTGGGCCAGGGCTACTACTCGATGATGCTGTTCCCGTTCCTGATGACGGTGGTGCTGCCGAACTCAGTGCTGCGCAACTGGCCGGCCTGGCTCGCGATCTACGGGTTCATGACCATGGACCGCTGGTTGCTGGGCCACTGGCCGACCACCGGGCGCTTCCTGGAGTACATGAAGATCACCTATGGCTGGTCCCTGATGCTCGTGGTGGTGTTCTGCGTGATGTACTTCCGCTATCTGGATGCCAAACAGGACGGCCGCCTCGATCAGGGCATCGATCCGCCGTGGATGAGCCGGCAGCGCACCCCGGCCGCAGCCTGA
- the zapE gene encoding cell division protein ZapE gives MHGSSGVAHLSDRRPSVTPERLVAELVPPPTFADVSFDSYRPDPAEPTQAAAVESCRQFCRQAAERRAGKKKLFGKREVLPGVGLYLDGGFGVGKTHLLASTYYTLSQDNAKTAFATFGELTQLAGVFGYNECIDLLAEYVVVCIDEFELDDPGNTTLISRLLSALVERGVSIAATSNTLPEQLGEGRFAAQDFLREINTLAKIFTTVRIEGPDYRHRDLPPAPEPLSDAEVAERASTVDGATLDDFDALCAHLATMHPSRYQALIEGVTEVFITGVHPIEDQSVALRLVALTDRLYDAGIPVLASGTKLDTIFSEEMLAGGFRKKYLRATSRLLALTAAAQHPA, from the coding sequence ATGCACGGGTCCAGCGGTGTCGCTCATCTCTCTGATCGTCGTCCCTCCGTCACCCCGGAACGGTTGGTCGCCGAGCTGGTACCACCGCCGACCTTCGCCGATGTCAGCTTCGACAGTTACCGGCCGGATCCGGCCGAGCCGACGCAGGCGGCCGCCGTGGAGTCCTGCCGTCAGTTCTGCCGGCAGGCCGCCGAACGCCGCGCCGGCAAGAAGAAGCTCTTCGGCAAGCGTGAGGTGCTGCCCGGTGTCGGTCTGTACCTCGACGGCGGATTCGGTGTCGGCAAGACGCACCTGCTGGCCTCGACCTATTACACGCTCTCGCAGGACAACGCCAAGACCGCCTTCGCGACATTCGGTGAACTGACGCAGCTGGCGGGCGTGTTCGGCTACAACGAGTGCATCGATCTGTTGGCCGAGTACGTCGTGGTGTGCATCGACGAGTTCGAACTCGACGATCCGGGCAACACCACGCTGATCTCGCGGCTCCTGTCGGCCTTGGTCGAGCGTGGCGTGTCGATTGCGGCGACCTCAAACACGCTGCCCGAGCAGTTGGGTGAGGGCCGGTTCGCCGCACAGGACTTCCTGCGTGAGATCAACACGCTGGCAAAGATTTTCACGACCGTGCGCATCGAGGGTCCGGACTACCGGCACCGCGATCTGCCGCCCGCGCCGGAGCCGTTGTCGGATGCCGAGGTCGCCGAGCGCGCGAGCACGGTCGACGGCGCGACCCTCGACGACTTCGACGCGCTGTGTGCGCATCTGGCGACCATGCACCCGTCGCGCTACCAGGCGCTGATCGAGGGCGTGACCGAGGTGTTCATCACCGGGGTGCACCCGATCGAGGATCAGAGCGTGGCGTTGCGGCTGGTGGCGTTGACGGACCGCCTCTATGACGCGGGTATCCCGGTGCTCGCGTCGGGCACGAAGCTCGACACGATCTTCAGCGAGGAGATGCTCGCCGGCGGGTTCCGTAAGAAGTACCTGCGTGCGACGTCGCGTCTGCTGGCTCTGACGGCCGCGGCCCAGCACCCCGCGTGA
- the hemQ gene encoding hydrogen peroxide-dependent heme synthase: MAKLDYDALNSTIRYLMFSVFAVAPGELGEDRADVIDEAATFLKQQEDKGVVVRGLYDVAGLRADADFMMWTHADNVEALQSTYSDFRRTTALGRISDPVWSSVALHRPAEFNKSHIPAFLAGEDPGNYICVYPFVRSYEWYLLPDEERRRMLSEHGMAARGYKDVRANTVPAFALGDYEWILAFEAPELHRIVDLMRDLRATDARRHTREETPFFTGPRISVENLIAKLP, encoded by the coding sequence ATGGCCAAGCTCGATTACGACGCACTCAACTCCACCATTCGGTACCTGATGTTCTCGGTGTTCGCCGTCGCCCCCGGCGAACTGGGCGAGGACCGCGCCGACGTGATCGACGAGGCCGCCACGTTCCTCAAGCAACAGGAGGACAAGGGCGTGGTGGTGCGCGGGCTCTACGACGTCGCGGGTCTGCGTGCCGACGCCGACTTCATGATGTGGACGCACGCCGACAACGTCGAGGCCCTGCAGTCCACCTATTCGGACTTCCGCCGCACCACCGCGTTGGGCCGGATCAGCGACCCGGTGTGGAGCAGTGTCGCGTTGCACCGGCCCGCGGAGTTCAACAAGAGCCACATCCCGGCGTTCCTCGCCGGCGAGGATCCCGGCAACTACATCTGCGTGTACCCGTTCGTGCGGTCGTACGAGTGGTATCTGCTTCCCGACGAGGAGCGCCGCCGCATGCTCTCCGAACACGGCATGGCCGCCCGCGGGTACAAGGATGTCCGCGCCAACACCGTGCCGGCTTTCGCGCTCGGCGACTACGAGTGGATCCTCGCGTTCGAGGCCCCTGAACTGCACCGCATCGTCGACCTGATGCGCGATTTGCGGGCCACCGACGCTCGTCGTCACACCCGCGAGGAGACGCCGTTCTTCACCGGCCCGCGCATCAGCGTCGAGAACCTGATCGCCAAGCTGCCCTAG
- the msrB gene encoding peptide-methionine (R)-S-oxide reductase MsrB has protein sequence MTIPAPKLQLTDDEWREKLTPQEFAVLRRAGTERPFTGEYTDTKTEGVYACRACGAELFRSTEKFESHCGWPSFFDPADSEAVILRPDDSLGMRRVEVLCANCHSHLGHVFEGEGYPTPTDKRYCINSISLRLVPAQ, from the coding sequence ATGACGATCCCTGCCCCGAAGCTTCAACTCACCGACGACGAATGGCGCGAGAAGCTCACGCCGCAAGAATTCGCCGTACTGCGCCGGGCGGGCACCGAACGACCCTTCACCGGCGAATACACCGACACCAAGACCGAAGGCGTCTACGCGTGCCGGGCGTGCGGTGCCGAACTCTTCCGCAGCACCGAGAAATTCGAATCCCACTGCGGGTGGCCGTCGTTCTTCGATCCGGCCGACTCCGAAGCCGTGATCCTGCGGCCCGACGACTCGCTCGGCATGCGCCGTGTGGAGGTGCTGTGCGCCAACTGCCACAGTCACCTCGGCCACGTCTTCGAAGGTGAGGGTTACCCGACGCCGACCGACAAGCGCTACTGCATCAACTCGATCTCGCTGCGCCTGGTGCCGGCGCAGTAG
- a CDS encoding pyrimidine reductase family protein, giving the protein MSDDTAPARLNELTAGGRRLSSGDDTLTTDFYAYPDDLRECRVRANMIMSLDGAATQDGKSGGLGGAGDRAVFNLMRETADVILMGASTVRVENYSGVQLSVSQRQARQRRGQAEVPPIAIVTASADLDPEAKIFTRTEVHPLILTTTHTVDDARRHLGAVAEVIDASGADPARVDPARALGILAERKLFRVLTEGGPHLLGVLIEEDLLDELCLTIAPVLVGGGARRIASGVGQARTRMRVSHLLTDDEGYLYTRYVRG; this is encoded by the coding sequence ATGTCCGATGACACCGCCCCGGCCCGGCTCAACGAGCTCACGGCGGGCGGCCGCCGCCTCAGCAGCGGCGACGACACGCTGACGACCGACTTCTACGCCTACCCCGACGACCTGCGGGAATGTCGGGTGAGGGCGAACATGATCATGAGCCTCGACGGGGCGGCCACACAGGACGGCAAGTCCGGTGGGCTCGGCGGCGCCGGCGACCGGGCTGTGTTCAATCTCATGCGCGAGACCGCCGACGTGATTCTCATGGGCGCCTCGACGGTACGCGTCGAGAACTACTCGGGCGTGCAGCTGTCGGTGTCACAACGGCAGGCCAGACAGCGGCGCGGACAGGCCGAGGTGCCGCCCATCGCGATCGTCACCGCCTCGGCCGATCTCGACCCCGAGGCCAAGATCTTCACCCGCACCGAGGTGCACCCCCTGATCCTCACCACCACGCACACCGTCGACGACGCGCGCCGCCATCTGGGTGCGGTGGCCGAGGTGATCGACGCCTCCGGGGCCGACCCGGCCCGCGTCGATCCGGCCCGCGCACTGGGAATCCTGGCCGAGCGCAAGCTGTTCCGAGTCCTCACCGAAGGCGGGCCGCACCTGCTGGGCGTGCTCATCGAAGAAGACCTGCTCGACGAGCTGTGCCTGACCATCGCCCCCGTCCTCGTCGGCGGCGGGGCCCGACGCATCGCCAGCGGGGTCGGGCAGGCGCGGACCCGGATGCGGGTGTCGCATCTGCTGACCGATGACGAGGGCTACTTGTACACGCGTTACGTCCGTGGGTAG
- a CDS encoding DUF3000 domain-containing protein produces the protein MNATTVRPEIELGPIRPPQRLAPYSYALGAEVRHPDTAIVPERSEGDAFGRLILLHDPDGAEAWDGTMRLVAYIQADLDSSEAVDPLLPEVAWSWLVDALDARANQVTALGGTVTATTSVRYGDIAGPPRAHQLELRASWTATTLELGPHVEAFCEVLEHAAGLPPAGVTDLSSRTRA, from the coding sequence ATGAATGCCACCACCGTGCGGCCGGAAATCGAGCTGGGCCCGATCCGCCCGCCACAGCGGCTGGCACCGTACAGCTATGCCCTGGGCGCCGAGGTCCGGCATCCGGACACCGCGATAGTTCCCGAACGATCCGAGGGCGACGCCTTCGGAAGGCTCATCCTGCTCCACGACCCGGACGGCGCCGAGGCGTGGGACGGCACGATGCGCCTGGTCGCCTACATCCAGGCCGACCTGGACTCCAGCGAGGCCGTCGACCCACTGCTCCCCGAGGTGGCGTGGAGCTGGCTGGTGGACGCGCTCGACGCGCGCGCCAACCAGGTCACCGCCCTGGGCGGCACGGTCACCGCGACCACGTCCGTGCGTTACGGCGACATCGCCGGACCACCCCGCGCACACCAGTTGGAACTGCGCGCATCCTGGACCGCGACGACGCTCGAACTGGGCCCACACGTGGAAGCGTTCTGTGAAGTGCTCGAGCATGCCGCCGGGCTGCCCCCGGCCGGCGTCACCGACTTGAGTTCCCGTACCCGCGCGTGA
- a CDS encoding PPOX class F420-dependent oxidoreductase, translating into MKLNDAAREFIGNGADATLVTLNPDGSPQATLVWVTWESTPDGDELVTAHLAEHKKVRNVRRDPRVAVTIVDPGKVGEVMRPYLSVTGTARVVDGGAKDLLKKLAQTLAAPDSGFPPQDAPDGWLTRIRIDKVGGVGPWVS; encoded by the coding sequence ATGAAACTCAACGACGCCGCGCGCGAATTCATCGGAAACGGTGCCGACGCCACCCTTGTCACCCTCAACCCCGACGGCAGCCCCCAGGCCACGTTGGTGTGGGTCACCTGGGAGTCGACCCCCGACGGTGACGAACTGGTGACCGCGCATCTGGCCGAGCACAAGAAGGTGCGCAACGTGCGCCGCGACCCGCGCGTCGCCGTCACGATCGTCGACCCCGGCAAGGTCGGCGAAGTCATGCGCCCCTACCTCTCGGTCACGGGCACCGCGCGCGTCGTCGACGGCGGCGCCAAGGACCTGCTGAAGAAGCTGGCGCAGACGCTGGCCGCTCCGGACTCCGGTTTTCCGCCGCAGGACGCACCCGACGGGTGGCTCACCCGCATCCGGATCGACAAGGTGGGCGGGGTCGGCCCATGGGTGTCCTGA
- the hemE gene encoding uroporphyrinogen decarboxylase, translating to MNTRRELPDSPYLAAAGGRSPHRVPVWFMRQAGRSLPEYRELRAQHRMLQACFDPELVCEITMQPVRRHKVDAAILFSDIVVPLKAAGIGLDIVPDVGPVIDNPIRTVDDVRAMPALEPDQVAPVSEAVKLLTTELGDVPLIGFAGAPFTLASYLVEGGPSRHHERTKAMMLGESATWHALMTALTDLTIAFLQAQVAAGVDALQVFDSWAGTLSLADYREYVLPHSGRVFATMAAAGIPMTHFGVGTAELLGAMSEALAPGDAPGDARVVGVDWRTSLADAAGRVRPGTALQGNLDPVVLLAGWPVVETAVRRVVEDGRAAVAAGAAGHIFNLGHGVLPATDPGIITDAVALVHSL from the coding sequence ATGAACACCCGCCGTGAGCTGCCCGACTCTCCCTATTTGGCGGCCGCCGGTGGCCGCAGCCCGCACCGAGTCCCGGTGTGGTTCATGCGGCAGGCCGGCCGGTCGCTGCCCGAGTACCGGGAGCTGCGCGCACAGCACAGGATGCTGCAGGCCTGCTTCGATCCGGAACTGGTGTGCGAGATCACCATGCAGCCGGTGCGCAGGCACAAGGTGGATGCGGCCATCCTGTTCTCCGACATCGTCGTGCCGCTCAAGGCTGCGGGTATCGGGCTGGACATCGTGCCCGACGTCGGTCCGGTGATCGACAACCCGATCCGGACGGTCGACGATGTGCGGGCCATGCCCGCGTTGGAACCCGATCAGGTGGCTCCGGTGTCCGAGGCCGTGAAGCTGCTGACCACCGAGCTGGGCGACGTCCCGCTCATCGGCTTTGCCGGCGCGCCGTTCACCCTGGCGTCGTACCTGGTGGAGGGCGGTCCCAGCCGCCACCACGAGCGCACGAAGGCGATGATGCTGGGGGAGAGCGCGACGTGGCATGCGCTGATGACGGCGCTGACGGATCTGACCATCGCGTTCCTCCAGGCACAGGTGGCGGCCGGGGTCGACGCCCTGCAGGTGTTCGACTCGTGGGCGGGCACGCTGTCCTTGGCCGACTACCGCGAATACGTCCTGCCGCACAGCGGTCGCGTGTTCGCCACGATGGCCGCCGCGGGCATCCCGATGACGCACTTCGGGGTGGGCACGGCCGAATTGCTCGGCGCGATGTCCGAGGCCCTGGCCCCGGGCGACGCTCCGGGTGACGCGCGTGTTGTCGGGGTGGACTGGCGAACCTCGCTCGCCGACGCCGCCGGCCGGGTGCGCCCGGGCACGGCTTTGCAGGGCAACCTCGATCCGGTCGTTCTGCTGGCGGGCTGGCCTGTCGTCGAGACCGCCGTGCGCCGTGTCGTCGAGGACGGCAGGGCCGCAGTCGCGGCGGGCGCCGCCGGACACATCTTCAATCTGGGGCACGGTGTGCTGCCCGCGACCGATCCGGGCATCATCACCGACGCGGTGGCGTTGGTGCACTCGCTGTGA
- a CDS encoding protoporphyrinogen oxidase, producing MTARFCVVGGGISGLVAAYRLRRAQGPHADITLLDPADRLGGVLRTERVGGQWLDVGAEAFVVRRPEMPALLAELGLAGRQLSTSGARPLIYSGARLHPLPQGTLQGIPAQASSVLGLVDDATVAQVLDERTRPFSWRPGSDPAVADVVGDRFGIQVVHRSVDPLLTGVYAGSSATIGLRSAVPALAAALDRGAPSLTDAVREALPPPISGSVFGALDGGYRVLLEELQRRAAVRWAQVTAVRVERDARGWTVLDDEGTQWSADGVVLAVPAPRLPALIEHIAPRTAAAARRVRVSSAAVVALALPGGTPIPQQSGVLVATDETTRLNAKAVTLSSRKWGRRGNVELVRLSFGRYGDDLARNTGDDDLLAWSARDLNTLFGVTVDPVDWHIQRWIDAMPQYGPGHRDLVAELRAGLPPNLAVAGSYLDGIGVPACVAAATRAAASLVRSGVAR from the coding sequence GTGACCGCACGGTTCTGCGTCGTCGGCGGCGGGATCTCCGGCCTCGTCGCGGCCTACCGGTTGCGCCGGGCGCAGGGCCCGCACGCCGACATCACGCTGCTCGACCCGGCCGACCGGCTCGGTGGGGTCCTGCGCACCGAACGCGTCGGGGGTCAGTGGCTCGACGTCGGCGCCGAGGCGTTTGTCGTGCGCCGTCCCGAGATGCCTGCGTTGCTCGCCGAACTCGGTCTCGCCGGCCGGCAGCTCTCGACGTCCGGGGCGCGTCCGCTCATCTACAGCGGGGCCCGGTTGCATCCGTTGCCGCAGGGTACGTTGCAGGGCATCCCGGCGCAGGCGTCGTCGGTTCTCGGCCTGGTCGACGACGCCACCGTCGCGCAGGTGCTCGACGAACGCACCCGCCCCTTCAGCTGGCGGCCCGGGTCCGATCCGGCGGTCGCCGACGTGGTGGGCGACCGGTTCGGCATCCAGGTCGTGCACCGGTCCGTCGACCCGCTGCTGACGGGCGTGTACGCCGGATCGTCGGCGACCATCGGATTGCGTTCTGCCGTACCGGCTTTGGCCGCTGCGCTGGACCGTGGGGCGCCAAGCCTCACCGACGCGGTGCGCGAGGCGCTGCCGCCGCCGATCAGCGGATCGGTGTTCGGCGCGCTCGATGGTGGTTACCGCGTGCTGCTGGAGGAACTGCAGCGGCGGGCCGCCGTGCGCTGGGCACAGGTCACCGCGGTGCGGGTCGAGCGCGACGCGAGGGGCTGGACCGTGCTCGACGACGAGGGCACGCAGTGGAGCGCCGACGGTGTCGTGCTGGCCGTGCCCGCACCGCGCCTGCCCGCCCTGATCGAGCACATCGCGCCGCGCACCGCCGCCGCGGCGCGCCGGGTCCGGGTGTCGTCGGCAGCGGTGGTGGCGCTTGCGCTGCCCGGTGGGACACCCATCCCGCAGCAGTCGGGTGTGCTGGTCGCCACGGACGAAACCACCCGCCTCAACGCCAAGGCCGTCACGCTGTCGTCGCGGAAGTGGGGTCGACGCGGCAACGTCGAACTGGTGCGGTTGTCCTTCGGCCGCTACGGCGACGATCTCGCCCGCAACACCGGCGACGATGATCTCCTGGCGTGGTCCGCGCGCGATCTGAACACGCTGTTCGGTGTCACCGTCGACCCCGTCGACTGGCACATCCAACGGTGGATCGACGCCATGCCGCAGTACGGCCCCGGTCATCGAGATCTGGTTGCCGAACTGCGCGCCGGGCTGCCGCCGAACCTGGCGGTGGCGGGCAGCTACCTCGACGGCATCGGCGTGCCCGCCTGCGTCGCGGCGGCCACCCGAGCGGCCGCGTCGCTGGTGAGAAGCGGCGTGGCACGATAG